The Bacillus thuringiensis sequence GTCCAATACTTCGCATAGGCAGCACTGGATATTTGGTTCAAGAACTTCAAGAATTCCTTCGGAATATTGGATATTATTCAGGAAGAATTGATGGTCAATTTGGTCGTGTAACTGAGCAAGCAGTAAGAAATTACCAAAGAGATCGTGGGCTTGTGGCAGATGGAATTGTTGGTTCAAAAACTTGGTGCCAGCTTGAGAAAGATGGTTTTAGGTAAAAGGATTTTGTTGGGTGTGTTTTAAAGTTTATATATTATTTTAAGAGCCTTATTTATAGGCTCTTTTTTGTATAGTTATAATAAATTTGAGAAACATTATATTTAGTAATTAAAAGGGGTGAGATAAATAATGAATAAAAAGAAAGCATTATTATGTTTGTTAGTGTTTATATTCAGTTATTTTCATTTTGAAAGCTATTCTTATGCCAATATTAATGTTTCGAAAATAAGTAGAGCTGTTTTAAATATTAAAGATATTTCTGGTTTTAATTATAAGGTTTATTTTTTTGCTCCTGAAGAAATTAAGAGTGATTATTATTTTTGTGGTGGAGGTGATGATAAAGTATATGTAGGGGATTATACTTTTGCGATTCAGAAACAAGGTCAGAAAAAAATTAATATGACACCTATTATATTAAAAGGATTTCCTTATAATGAAACCCAAAAATCGGTTTTTTCTATAAAATCAAAATTATATCCTGATCTAATTACAGTTTCACTTGAAATTGATTGCAATACAAAAGTTGGATACTTATATTATGTAAGTAAAGGGGAATTGGTACCATTAAATAGTTCTTTAAATTATGTTTTTCCACCGAGATTTAATCAAAAGAATCAGATAGAAACAATGAATTATAATAATACCGAAGATTTTCCTTGGGTCTTAAGTACTTATGGATTAGATTTAAAAAGTAATTCTTTAAAATTTATAAGTAACAAGTCTTTTTCTTTTAAACAAGGTCAAAAGATGATTGAGAATTGGTAGTTTTATTATGAGTTTATATTGAACTTTATAAGCAATAATTATATTAGAGATTTATAATGAAAAAGAATTATCTGCTTGGTAAATAAAATCTGGTTTTTTATTTAAAAAAGATAAGATATGAAATTGATCTATAAAAGGTATAATTTTATTTATTTGATTTATATTTTATGATGTTTTAAATATGAAATACATCAAGTATATTATCTTTTTCTTCTTTATTGATTCCGATATATTTTAGTGTAATTTGTGGTGTGCTGTGATTAAGTATGTCTTGCAACATAGCAACATCTTTTGTTTGTTTGTAGAACCAATAGCCGAAGGTTTTGCGCATGGTATGAGTCCCTATAGATTCTATACCCGCGAAATCTCCGGCTTTTTGTAATTGTCGATAGGCCTGGATCTTACTAATGGGTTGATTTCCTTTTCGAGAAGGAAATAACCAGTTATTTTCTAGAGTTTGGGCATAGGAATAGACTTCATAAAAAATAGAAGTTAGGTTAATCATGCGTTCTCTTTTTGTTTTTCCTTCTTTGATTTTAAATTCTTTTCTCTTTTTTTGTCTTAGTTTTACTATGGTTTGTGTTTCAAGTTGGAGTAGATCACTTACACGTAGTCCGGTATGAATGCCAACAAGAAAGAGAATATAGTCTCGCTCGGAACAATGACGTTTGAGAGCCCATTTCATATCTTCGATCTGTTCTTTGCTACGGATGGGTTGGACATCAATAAGATGTTGTTTTTTGTTCATGTATTTATGACCTCTTTATTTACAGTGTTTTGAATGTATACTTTTGTTATGTATTTTGAGAATATCAGGAGAATTGTTGAGAAGTCAATGTTTAAGGCGAAATGAATGTAAACTAATATTTATAAGTTTACATTGGAACTTTTTATTATTAGTTGTATAAAATAGTGTGAAATTAAAAGTGTATTAAGGTGAAAAAAGGTATTTTTTTTCAGACAAAAAGCTTAGTTTTTACTAGGCTTTTTGTTTAATTTATTCATATTCCATTAAAGAAACTCCTTTCGATTAAAAAACAATTAGTTTATATATATAAACTAATTGTTTATAAGATTTCATGAGAATAAAAGATAAATTACTAAGTTGCACAGAACTTTTATATAAATAAAAAAACCCTCATGTTATAATTGAAAGCGACCAAGCAAATCAATTAGAGAAGAGGGGTTTTTATTGTATATATTCATTTTTAATTACTATAAGAATCATAGCATAAAATGTTTCTCATCTCTAGTTGTAAATGTTAGAAAAGAGGAGAAACATTATGACGAAAATAGTCAATATAGGACATTCTGAAAAAAAATCACGAGTAAGAGAGAATAAAGTTGAAGATTTTTTAGAACAAGCTAATATAGGTTTGTCAGCTGAGCAGCAGCAAGTCTTACTACAGATTCTACATAGTACAACAGGTAACGATTATTTCATTGGTAAGAAGAAAAAACGAACTGATGGGGTGAAGTTCGTGCAAATGATAACAGAGAATATTGATTATTTATGTGAGATTGGTTATTTAACTCAACCAGAGAAAGCTTTTTTATTTGAGCTTTCAAGATTCTTAGAGTTTAAATCAAATGTTGTTGTTGAAAAGAATGATGAGGAAATTAAGCCGAATGCGGCTTCTCCAAGTTATTTAGCTAAAAAATTAGGAAAAACAAGAACTTCTATTTCTAAGATTATGAATGATTTACTTGTTAAAGGGATTTTAGGGGTTGCAGAAACTGGGATAACTACTGAAGATGGACGATCTTGTTCTTCTCGTACTTGGTTTGTTAACCCTAATATATTATGTAATGCACCAAAAGATGATATTGATAGAGCTACACAACAAATATTTGCAAAATCATTAAGAAACATTCAACTTGAAGGAAGCAAAAAAAAGCATAAATTGCCGATATATTTATTTTAAAAAAAGTGTAATTAACTATTGCACTTTTTTTTTTTTTTTTTTGTTAAAAAATAGGTGTTAAAAAAAATTAACACAGGTGTTAATTTTTTTTAACACCCCGAACACTTTAAACCCTTGATATTACTGGTTTTTTGCATTTTCTCTATCTCACTCTATATATAGGGCTAAAAGTTCCGCAAGGAACAGGTAGTATTTTTAAGCAAAGATCACTTAAAAATCTCCACCTTTGCTAGAAAAAAGTCGCCTCGTTAATCCTCGGCTAAAGTCGAAGACTTTTCTTTTTTCTAACATCCTTGCCAAACTTTTTTTGGCTCGTTTGCTTCCATCGCCAAGCCGATACACTCAAAAGTGGGATGTAGGCATATCGGCTTGAGTTACTCATTATACGAGCCAAACCGCTTGATCTAACGTTCTATAATTCGTTCTTACTCTTTTTTTAGATACGCAATACGTGGGGTCTCCCCACACCCCGGCCAACCTCTACCTCAAAAGTAGGGAGAAAACAAAAAAACACTTACGATAAGTAAGTGTTTACTGTGGGAGTGGTTTCTCTCGTTGAGATTCATAGGAATCGTTGAAATTTAAACGTCTAAATAGATTTGTATTTCGGATTTTGATGTTTTTTGGATCAATCATAGATTGCCATGGTTGTAAGTTCTTTTTATTTTCTCTAAGTTTAGTAATTCTACTTATAATATTGTTTAATTCACGTTCATGATCTTGGTTCATCACAATAAAGGTAAAGCTTGTTATTACTGTTGGGAAACAAATCTTTAATAAAAATTCAATATGATAGATATCTGAGATTAGATTATTAATTGTGATATAAGATGTTCCTGGTATCGGGATAATATTTGCTACGATTCGTAAAGATTCTCTTTGATCATTAATAAGTAATTTAAGAGAACAACGTGTAGTAAGGATTTTAAAGAGTTCATCGATAAATGTAATGAGTACGTGAAGTTGAGTATCGGGTGTCTCTTCATTGATGAACCACAATCCTCTATTTTCTTTTTTCGTTTTTATCAGAAAGTCTGTTACAAAGTCCATATCAAGATTTTTAGGTATTTTGTTGTTTGGGAAGTATTCTCCAAAGTAACATGTATCTTTTTCTTGTATTGGGTTAATTGGGAAAAAGGGTTCTGTATGTAATAGATAATAATGCTCGTGAGAACAAAGTAATGCGGTTAATAATATTGGATCTGTATATTGTTTATTTAATTCTAGATAGTCTTCCATACGAGTAAAATGGCGGAAGAGTACATTCTCTCCAGGTGCAATTGGTAGTACCTTTTTTTCTTGGCCAAAATAATAGTAAGCTCGATAAGATAAATAAATATATTCCGCACCATAAAAAGATTTAGAACCAATTAATAGTTTATCTTCTAATTCTTTTAATTTTGCGTATCCAAGTGTTCTAGATTTATTTTTTTTGCCTTTTTGGTAACCAAATAGATCTAGGAACTGTGATTTTAACATGTAGGGCTGATGATGGAGCATAAATGTAAATAGATTATGATAATGCTTCATGATGAATAAATGTAATTCATCACTTAATTTTCTCTTATGTGGATCTTCCTGAATTTCATGTAAGTTTAAGATATAGGGTGAATTCGTATTATCCATAATTTCATGTACTGTATAAAAAGTATGTGGAACAATAAATGTTGGTTGTATTGCCATGTTTTTTCCTCCTATAGTTGTTCATATCCGGATAAAAATGTTTTTGCAAATTCTTGTTTTTGTTGAATATCAATTTCTTTGTAATTACGTGTTGTCACCTCTATGGCAATGTAACCGCTATGCGCTTCACTATAGACGGCCCCATCGGGCGTTGGCTGGAATTTTCCTTGTGGATGGGACTCTACTATTCTTTTTTTGAAATCGTTGTATCTGAGGTCTTTTTGAGCTTCTGAATGCAATTGTTTTTCTGTTTTCCATGTTTTTCTTGTTTCTTTTGGTAGAGAGATGTATTTTTCAGAGAGACGAATATCATGTTTAGCGTTATTTATACCGGTTTTATATTGATACTCTTTTCCCTCTTTCTTAAACTTTTCTATCCCTTTTTCCCCTAAAACAATTTTTCCTGTACGTTCTTCTAAATATCCGCTATGACAAAGTTTTTTTAGACGATCTCCTTTGATGTTATATTCTCTTTCCATTTGTTCTCTGGTAGCTGTTCCAGTTTTCCAAAGCATATCCATGCCTTCAATTTCTTTTGTTTTTAGAATCCTTATATGTTTCCGTGGCGCGGCCATAGGGATGCCTCCTGTCTTTGCTATATTTGTGCATTTAATTATTTGGGAATCCATAGCGAAGCTATGTGTCTTCGCTATGTGTACATTTACACATGTTCACATCGTTCGTTTTTTATTAAATAAACATTTGTTTAAAAATGTTTATTTAATTTCATTCAAAAAAGCGAAAGCTGACTTTGAATGAACCAATCTAATAGCAAAGCTATAGATTGGAAAATACAAAATGTGATGCGAAGCATGACATTTTGATCAAACAAATAAAAATGCCGGAAGGCGATTTTATTTGTCTTTTTCTAAGAGGCGTGAGCTGATTTAGAAAAAGAATCTGGACAGATGCGAAGCATTCTGTCCAGGAAGTCCCGCAGGGCAAAATACGCCTGAAGACCATTCACTCGGCTTGCCGAGCTTGTTTTTGGTTCAAGCGCAGCGAGAATCAAAAATGAATGCGTCTGACCGCAGGCATGGAAAAGCGTTAGCTTTTATCATGCCAAGGCAGGCGTATTTTGCCCTGCTTGAATCTTACAGGACGAAGGACGGTAAGATGATTCGTCAGATGCTCTTGATCTTCCCGGTTTAAAGCCGTTAAGGCGATAAACCGGGCTCCCCGGAGGGGAGAATATGTACTTGATTCTATGTGATACCACATAGAATCAAGTACATTATACAATATATTAATGTAGATATGAGAGATTTTGTAATAGGAATACAAGGGAGAATAACTAGAGAAGGGTTGATCACTGAGTCCGGAACGTTTATGCCGCGAAAGTCACTTGACCATGAGGGGCACCCTCATGCAAACTCACCAGAGGTGGCCCCAGAAGGGCGGTTTTTGCCCGCTGGGGTTATCTTTGGGAGTTTGAGGGTGTAGAGGCTCATGGTCAAGTGAACCGTGGAATAAAAAGTGTAGGACGGGACCCCAGAAAAGGGTAAAAACCAATGGAGTTATGGGAAATGAAAAGCAAAGATCTAGTAAAGGAAACGAACTGTTTTTTATGATGAATACTTATTCATGGTTGGTTAACATAACGTCCTATTATCGGTAGCAAATACTTTCATAGAATCCTTGTAAATACAAGGATTCTTCTTTTTTGTCTTGTCATCTCTTATACAGGATTTTATACATCGTTGATAGGGCGGGAATCAGTGGCATCCTCTTTACTCTTTTTTTGCATAAAATCTTGTATATAGAAAAAAGATTTTGATGTGGGTATTGGGATGGGATGAGTATTCAATTTTAAAATTTGATCTGTAATAGGAATTATACAAATTGCTTATGTAAAGATTATGGAGATTAATGGTTTGAAAAAAGTAATACGTGAATTATTAGAAAAAAGGGTATATCATCGCTATAGCGAATATATTTTTGAGGTGAGACGCTATGAAGACGCTATATAGTCCCGGCGACGTGGCAGAGCAATTAGGTATTCAATCTAGTACATTACGTAAGTATGCTGATGTACTAGAAAAAGAGGGTTATACTTTTATAA is a genomic window containing:
- a CDS encoding tyrosine-type recombinase/integrase encodes the protein MNKKQHLIDVQPIRSKEQIEDMKWALKRHCSERDYILFLVGIHTGLRVSDLLQLETQTIVKLRQKKRKEFKIKEGKTKRERMINLTSIFYEVYSYAQTLENNWLFPSRKGNQPISKIQAYRQLQKAGDFAGIESIGTHTMRKTFGYWFYKQTKDVAMLQDILNHSTPQITLKYIGINKEEKDNILDVFHI